The Chryseobacterium aureum genome contains a region encoding:
- a CDS encoding META domain-containing protein, protein MKKILLSLFAVLLLGMVLNCSSVTNKNPALQRQWMLISLDGFSKDQLIANKAEMNLTANMVDGKNQASAYMGCNQMSFVAEFKKGGKVKISKGISTMKACQDMALETSFQKKIERMTRYSIEGHFLTLTDENGNSMKFVAADWD, encoded by the coding sequence ATGAAAAAGATACTGTTATCACTTTTTGCCGTTTTACTTTTAGGAATGGTTTTGAATTGTTCCTCAGTAACCAATAAAAATCCCGCTCTTCAAAGACAATGGATGCTGATTTCGTTAGATGGTTTTTCAAAGGATCAGTTGATTGCTAATAAGGCCGAAATGAACCTGACAGCCAATATGGTAGATGGAAAAAATCAGGCAAGTGCTTATATGGGATGTAACCAAATGTCTTTTGTAGCCGAATTTAAAAAAGGAGGAAAAGTGAAAATTTCAAAAGGCATAAGCACCATGAAAGCCTGTCAGGATATGGCCCTTGAAACTTCTTTTCAGAAGAAGATTGAAAGGATGACCCGATATTCAATAGAAGGACATTTTCTTACTTTAACCGATGAAAATGGAAATTCGATGAAATTTGTAGCAGCGGATTGGGATTAA
- a CDS encoding spondin domain-containing protein, which yields MNKFIFRTSVLAAATLAAFSLTSCSDSNDDMMMDMAFQRTISFENVVTPKDFVESGSFQGTGTPPIILPGQSVSVKFSAGKAQALMFATMYGASKDWFFASQQPGIKLFDANGNAITGDVSSSVRLWDNGSKDDTTGQVESKPIMQVSNVNASQLMKLNLAYNDVTSEFTLTITNTSGGTANETPFSPGVWAVSNYNGSQLLNSTPFFTPNALSNPEITDIAQMGNISKMMAKLNASTGIMTGLSPALVVVYRGDKNPIYELGKSDSGMGLKDIAQFGNVTKLQNSLKSLSGVKAVYVAGNAPVAPGNKVTTSFNAEPGDKIAYATMFGFSNDWFFANEQSIDANIKGSTVQKCKFLIKKQLKF from the coding sequence ATGAACAAGTTTATTTTCAGAACATCAGTTTTAGCAGCCGCTACTCTAGCTGCATTTTCCCTAACTTCATGCAGCGATTCCAATGATGACATGATGATGGATATGGCTTTTCAAAGGACTATTTCTTTTGAAAATGTGGTAACCCCTAAAGATTTCGTAGAAAGCGGAAGTTTTCAGGGAACAGGAACTCCTCCTATTATTTTGCCCGGACAATCTGTTTCTGTAAAATTCAGTGCAGGAAAAGCACAGGCTCTAATGTTTGCTACGATGTACGGTGCTTCAAAAGACTGGTTTTTTGCTTCTCAGCAGCCTGGCATCAAACTGTTTGACGCCAATGGAAATGCGATTACAGGAGATGTTTCGTCAAGCGTAAGATTATGGGACAACGGAAGTAAAGATGACACCACGGGACAGGTAGAAAGCAAGCCCATCATGCAGGTTTCCAATGTAAATGCTTCACAGCTTATGAAGCTTAATCTTGCTTACAATGATGTAACTTCAGAATTTACGCTCACCATTACCAATACATCCGGCGGAACAGCCAACGAAACTCCTTTTTCTCCGGGAGTATGGGCCGTTTCCAACTATAATGGTTCTCAGCTACTGAACAGCACTCCATTCTTTACCCCTAACGCTTTATCCAATCCGGAAATTACAGATATTGCCCAAATGGGGAATATCAGCAAGATGATGGCTAAACTGAATGCCAGCACAGGAATTATGACAGGTCTTTCTCCTGCATTAGTTGTGGTTTACCGTGGTGATAAAAATCCAATTTACGAACTGGGTAAATCAGACAGCGGGATGGGTCTGAAAGACATTGCACAATTTGGAAATGTTACAAAGCTTCAAAACAGCCTTAAATCTTTATCCGGCGTAAAAGCCGTATATGTTGCAGGGAATGCTCCTGTAGCACCGGGAAATAAAGTAACAACAAGCTTTAATGCTGAACCGGGTGATAAAATAGCCTATGCAACAATGTTTGGATTCTCTAACGATTGGTTCTTTGCTAATGAACAAAGCATTGATGCCAATATTAAGGGTTCAACTGTACAAAAGTGCAAATTTCTTATTAAAAAACAGTTAAAGTTTTGA
- a CDS encoding Tn3 family transposase, producing the protein MKAEILSKSQQKEFDRPPKFSLVERRMVFEIPDSLRGSLRKLESPTSIVGFTLQYGYFKTSGKFFYVDTFNSEDIEVICKWNKFNINDINWSSYRSVTFYHHQKAILKYFGILPFGKKEKQQLFSEATRLLKKQKRPDILFWILAEYLRSHKIEVPTYYALSSLIQQSVKQLNRHYSETIRDLITKPVKDLLDGLLEKEEESFIYTLTKLKNANETARLRDIRENMKAYLYFKSLFFQIQNLALQLDLSMETIEYHAQFVIKARIFQISRRENKYLMLLCFIMYQYYFLGDLLMETLISTSKAVENSARNVAQTILSENQSTIEQDLEHILTSSEDMAIHITELLKVREDDTMKISEKIRYYEQFVFSRQVSDFVEIIEPIGRIRKKEIKKEPIFYKALEEHSHKLQKRVSQLIRNLDFEISIPILQEADREFKKEAGNISDAFSSKFLTKDEKKNVKNAKSLPALYKILFTRHLVKGIKSGEVSLVHSFQHRPFEHYLIRENWEQNRYDILKDVGLSEKVSWKQVESELLFSLQESFYKTYDSINNPENHYVKAGRKGNRPRFETPSASKAEKQIKEQAKSTFPPENSIPLLEVLNTVNQRVGFTKSFIHWSNRSIPKKPSDMELFAVVMAYGCNIGLDNMAKNTTNINANALDTIANWYCSLENIRKANDRVVEYTEKLKLVELLKKEQQKVHTSSDGQKFYIKTDSIHANYSFKYFGKDKGIVMYSFIDNLHRQFYATAFSAGERESTYVIDGLLHNEIIETEIHSTDTHGYTELVFAITYFLGIDFAPRIAKFEDHQLFSMEGIIVPDLEQYDFNVKEINPQNIEQQWDKILHIVATLKLRHTPASILFKRLSSYSRQNPVYLALRDFGRLVRTNFLLDYMYDHNLRKMVLQQLNKGESANKLAKRIFYGNNGEIKYVSKQEHLQATTCKTLIHNLIVCWNYMYLSKKLVQTTPENRKEFFEHIKNTSPVRWEHFNFYGIFDFSPEALKDALEFSTEDLFDFEME; encoded by the coding sequence ATGAAAGCAGAAATTTTATCTAAAAGCCAACAAAAGGAATTTGATCGTCCTCCAAAGTTCAGTTTGGTAGAAAGAAGAATGGTTTTTGAAATTCCAGATTCTTTACGAGGTTCCCTCCGAAAATTAGAATCTCCAACCAGCATTGTGGGATTTACTCTCCAATACGGCTATTTTAAAACTTCGGGGAAATTCTTTTATGTCGACACTTTTAATTCTGAAGATATTGAGGTTATTTGTAAGTGGAATAAATTCAATATAAACGATATAAACTGGTCAAGTTATCGCTCCGTTACTTTTTACCATCATCAAAAAGCGATTTTAAAATATTTTGGAATTCTTCCCTTTGGTAAAAAGGAAAAGCAGCAACTTTTTTCAGAAGCTACCCGATTATTGAAAAAGCAGAAAAGACCAGATATTTTATTTTGGATTTTAGCAGAATATCTTCGGAGTCACAAAATAGAAGTTCCTACCTATTACGCTTTGTCTTCTCTTATTCAGCAGTCCGTGAAACAATTGAACCGTCATTATTCCGAGACGATTAGAGACTTGATTACGAAACCTGTAAAAGATCTGCTGGACGGACTATTGGAAAAAGAAGAAGAATCGTTCATTTACACCCTTACTAAACTTAAAAATGCGAATGAAACTGCAAGACTTCGAGATATCCGAGAGAACATGAAAGCCTATCTTTATTTTAAAAGTTTATTCTTCCAGATTCAAAACCTTGCCCTACAGTTGGATTTGAGTATGGAAACGATAGAGTACCACGCTCAGTTCGTGATAAAAGCAAGGATTTTTCAAATATCGAGAAGGGAGAATAAATACCTGATGCTGCTTTGTTTTATCATGTACCAGTACTATTTTCTGGGAGACCTTTTAATGGAAACGCTTATCAGTACCTCCAAGGCAGTCGAAAACTCAGCCCGTAACGTAGCCCAAACGATTCTTTCGGAAAATCAAAGTACTATTGAGCAAGATTTGGAACACATCCTTACCTCGAGCGAAGATATGGCTATTCATATAACGGAACTCCTCAAAGTAAGAGAAGATGATACGATGAAAATTTCTGAGAAAATTCGATATTATGAACAGTTCGTATTCAGTCGTCAGGTATCTGATTTTGTAGAAATTATTGAACCTATCGGGAGAATCCGAAAGAAGGAAATCAAGAAAGAGCCTATTTTTTATAAAGCCTTGGAGGAGCATTCTCATAAATTGCAAAAGAGAGTATCCCAGTTGATACGTAATCTCGATTTTGAAATTTCCATTCCAATTCTCCAGGAGGCAGACCGGGAATTTAAAAAGGAAGCAGGAAATATATCAGATGCTTTCAGTTCTAAATTTTTAACAAAAGATGAAAAAAAGAATGTGAAAAATGCAAAATCCTTACCTGCATTGTACAAAATACTTTTTACCAGACACTTGGTAAAGGGTATTAAGTCGGGAGAGGTCAGCCTTGTTCATTCTTTCCAGCATCGACCTTTTGAACACTATCTGATTCGTGAAAATTGGGAACAGAATAGGTATGATATCTTGAAAGATGTAGGATTATCGGAAAAAGTGTCATGGAAACAAGTGGAATCTGAATTGCTTTTTTCCTTGCAAGAATCTTTCTACAAAACCTATGACAGCATCAATAATCCCGAAAATCATTATGTAAAGGCAGGGAGAAAAGGTAACCGCCCTCGTTTCGAAACCCCTTCAGCGAGTAAAGCAGAAAAACAGATTAAGGAACAGGCAAAATCAACATTTCCTCCCGAAAATAGTATCCCTTTATTGGAGGTTTTGAATACCGTGAATCAACGGGTAGGCTTTACCAAATCCTTCATACACTGGTCAAATCGGTCTATTCCGAAAAAACCTTCTGATATGGAGCTATTTGCCGTGGTAATGGCTTACGGTTGTAATATCGGACTGGATAATATGGCTAAAAATACCACCAATATCAACGCTAATGCTTTGGATACTATTGCCAATTGGTATTGCTCTCTGGAAAACATCCGAAAGGCAAATGATAGGGTGGTAGAATATACCGAAAAACTAAAATTGGTAGAGCTCCTCAAAAAAGAACAGCAGAAGGTACATACCTCCAGCGATGGACAAAAATTTTATATAAAAACGGATTCTATCCATGCCAATTACTCATTTAAATATTTTGGCAAAGACAAGGGCATTGTGATGTACAGTTTTATTGATAATTTGCATAGACAGTTCTACGCTACAGCATTCAGTGCCGGGGAAAGAGAATCCACTTATGTGATAGACGGGCTTTTACACAATGAAATCATTGAGACCGAAATACACTCTACAGATACTCACGGATATACAGAATTGGTATTCGCTATTACTTACTTTCTTGGGATTGATTTTGCTCCCAGAATTGCTAAGTTTGAAGACCATCAGCTGTTTTCTATGGAAGGAATTATTGTTCCTGATTTAGAGCAATATGATTTTAACGTAAAAGAAATAAACCCCCAAAATATAGAACAGCAATGGGATAAAATTCTTCATATTGTAGCAACTCTAAAACTAAGACATACTCCTGCATCCATTCTATTCAAAAGGCTCAGTTCCTATTCACGACAGAATCCTGTATACCTTGCCCTTCGGGATTTTGGGAGGCTGGTGAGGACAAATTTTTTGCTGGACTACATGTACGATCATAACCTGAGAAAAATGGTTTTGCAACAATTAAATAAAGGAGAAAGTGCCAATAAGCTGGCAAAACGTATATTTTATGGAAACAATGGGGAAATAAAATATGTATCCAAACAGGAACATCTACAGGCAACTACCTGCAAAACACTCATTCACAATCTGATTGTCTGTTGGAATTACATGTATCTGAGTAAAAAATTAGTACAAACCACCCCGGAGAACAGAAAAGAATTCTTTGAACACATCAAAAACACTTCTCCTGTAAGATGGGAGCACTTTAATTTTTATGGAATCTTTGACTTTTCGCCAGAAGCTCTTAAAGATGCCCTAGAATTTAGTACAGAAGATTTATTCGATTTTGAAATGGAATAG
- the hflX gene encoding GTPase HflX, giving the protein MLEKKEHNYEKAVLVGVITQNQDEEKLTEYLDELEFLAFTAGATVQKRFTQKLTQPDSKTFIGSGKAIEIKEYVKENEIGTVIFDDELSPSQLKNLERDMEVKILDRTNLILDIFAQRAQTSYARTQVELAQYQYLLPRLTRMWTHLERQKGGIGMRGPGETEIETDRRIIRDRITLLKEKLKTIDKQMATQRNNRGKVVRAALVGYTNVGKSTLMNSISKSEVFAENKLFATLDTTVRKVVIGNLPFLLTDTVGFIRKLPTQLVESFKSTLDEVREADLLIHVVDISHESFEDHIESVNHILMEINAHQKPMIMIFNKIDDFSYEKKDEDDLTPSTRKNISLEEWKKTWMAKSKYPTVFISALTKENFPEMKKMIYDEVMKIHISRFPYNDFLFEYFDNDEEESNL; this is encoded by the coding sequence ATGTTAGAAAAGAAAGAACATAACTATGAGAAAGCTGTCCTGGTGGGTGTTATTACCCAGAATCAGGACGAGGAAAAACTGACAGAGTATTTAGATGAACTTGAGTTTTTAGCTTTCACCGCCGGAGCTACCGTACAAAAGCGTTTTACCCAAAAACTGACTCAGCCGGATTCCAAAACCTTTATCGGAAGCGGAAAAGCCATTGAAATAAAAGAATATGTAAAAGAAAATGAGATAGGAACTGTAATCTTCGATGATGAACTCTCTCCTTCACAGCTTAAAAACCTGGAAAGGGATATGGAAGTGAAAATCCTGGACCGTACCAATCTTATTCTTGATATTTTTGCCCAGAGAGCCCAGACTTCTTATGCGAGAACACAGGTGGAGCTGGCACAGTATCAGTATCTTTTACCCCGACTGACAAGAATGTGGACCCACCTTGAGCGTCAGAAAGGAGGAATCGGGATGAGAGGTCCCGGGGAAACAGAAATTGAGACTGACCGCCGTATTATCCGTGACAGAATTACCTTGCTGAAAGAGAAACTCAAGACCATTGACAAGCAGATGGCTACCCAGCGTAACAACCGTGGAAAAGTGGTTCGTGCTGCCCTGGTAGGATATACCAACGTAGGAAAATCTACCCTGATGAATTCCATCTCAAAGTCTGAGGTTTTTGCTGAAAATAAATTATTTGCGACATTAGATACTACCGTAAGGAAAGTAGTGATTGGGAACCTGCCATTCCTGCTTACCGATACCGTAGGGTTTATCAGAAAACTGCCGACTCAGCTGGTAGAATCATTCAAATCTACATTGGATGAAGTACGTGAAGCTGATCTTCTGATTCATGTAGTGGATATTTCTCACGAAAGCTTTGAAGACCACATAGAATCTGTGAATCATATCCTGATGGAAATTAACGCACATCAGAAGCCTATGATTATGATCTTCAATAAGATTGATGATTTCAGCTATGAGAAAAAGGATGAAGATGATCTTACGCCTTCTACCCGTAAAAATATCTCTCTGGAAGAATGGAAAAAAACGTGGATGGCGAAATCAAAATATCCAACGGTTTTCATTTCTGCATTAACGAAGGAAAACTTCCCGGAAATGAAGAAAATGATCTATGATGAAGTCATGAAAATTCATATTTCAAGATTCCCATACAACGATTTCCTTTTCGAATATTTCGATAACGACGAGGAAGAAAGCAACCTTTAA
- a CDS encoding YdeI/OmpD-associated family protein has translation MKPQYIEFKAIIQQNGEMNAAFVEFPFSTEELFNKKGQVKIKAIFDGKAEYRGSLAKMKSECHILGLTQEIRKQLGKTFGDEVSVSLTEDKEERVVEIADDIASVFNENPAAKELFDKMSYTHRKEYIRWIEEAKKPETRENRKIKMIQMILDGKKGI, from the coding sequence ATGAAACCACAATATATTGAATTTAAAGCCATTATTCAGCAAAACGGCGAGATGAACGCTGCTTTTGTAGAATTTCCTTTTTCTACCGAAGAGCTGTTCAATAAAAAAGGGCAGGTGAAGATCAAAGCTATATTTGACGGTAAGGCAGAATACCGTGGAAGCCTGGCCAAAATGAAATCGGAGTGTCATATTTTAGGCCTTACCCAGGAAATCAGAAAGCAGCTGGGGAAGACTTTCGGAGATGAAGTCTCTGTTTCTCTTACGGAAGACAAAGAAGAAAGAGTGGTTGAAATTGCAGATGATATCGCTTCCGTTTTTAATGAAAATCCAGCAGCAAAAGAGCTATTTGACAAAATGAGTTACACTCACAGAAAAGAATACATCCGCTGGATTGAAGAAGCCAAAAAACCGGAAACAAGAGAAAACAGAAAAATAAAAATGATCCAGATGATTCTGGATGGGAAAAAGGGGATATAA
- a CDS encoding recombinase family protein produces MKIGYARISTKDQNLEFQKEALEKAGCDKIYEDIISGAKHGRPGLDLALEVLRSGDILTVWKLDRLGRSVKQLVDLVGEFEKRGIHLNSITEGIDTSTPSGKFFFHMMASLAEMERSLIIERTRAGLETARRLGKLSGRKPKMNPGKIQAAKKLLESGISPKEVAKTLEISVATLYRWIPASGKIFNS; encoded by the coding sequence ATGAAAATAGGATATGCCAGAATATCGACTAAAGATCAAAATCTAGAGTTCCAAAAAGAGGCTCTGGAAAAGGCGGGTTGCGATAAAATATATGAAGATATTATCTCTGGAGCCAAACACGGACGTCCTGGATTAGATTTAGCTTTAGAAGTCTTGAGATCCGGTGATATTTTAACGGTTTGGAAATTAGATCGTCTCGGAAGAAGTGTAAAACAACTGGTTGATTTGGTAGGAGAGTTTGAAAAAAGAGGCATCCACTTGAACAGTATTACGGAAGGAATTGATACTTCAACTCCTTCAGGGAAGTTTTTCTTTCATATGATGGCAAGTTTAGCCGAAATGGAGAGATCTTTAATTATCGAGAGAACCAGAGCTGGTTTAGAAACTGCCCGAAGATTGGGTAAATTGAGTGGTAGAAAACCTAAAATGAATCCCGGTAAGATACAGGCTGCTAAAAAATTGTTGGAAAGCGGGATTTCTCCCAAAGAAGTAGCAAAAACACTGGAAATATCTGTGGCAACTCTTTACAGATGGATACCTGCGTCCGGGAAAATTTTTAATTCCTAA
- a CDS encoding S46 family peptidase, with protein sequence MKRLFLLFTFLLGFAQMRADEGMWLLMLIKRLNGVDMQKEGLHLTPEEIYSVNNSSLKDAIVSFGGFCTGEIVSDKGLIFTNHHCGYGAVAAASTPEKDYLKNGFWAMKQKDEFNAKDLYVRFLVRMDDATQRITSKLNNNMTGAERKAVIDAETKAIQTENSENGKYTVVVKDFFNGNEFYYFVYQDYKDIRLVGAPPSSLGKFGGDTDNWEWPRHTADFTVFRVYADAAGNPAEYSPSNTPLKPKHFLPVSLKGIKPGDFSMILGYPGRTNRYLTSYGIQQMVTKDYPAWVEASKLAMDVMKKYMDKDKATQLNYASQYASVANYWKNRQGTIDAVEKNGTISDKQKIEETYNKWAAMPGNDQYNGVLEDIGIYYKQVSDRNVERNYASQFSRNAKYMTLALQVGSALKAYAAQDMQGRLAMKAKTEAAIKAAYENFNPSLEGEMLAAMTSLYQARVKNPEVASATILGLDAKTVSNVAYSSIFANKTSATNFLLNPDALKLDADPLWKAANGIVADQKISTERFVKIDDNFAKNNRLFLAGLMKAMPEKKFYPDANSTMRLTYGTVDKLPIRNDRNYFGITDNYYTDMTGLVGKYKKGDEEFDLPQRVIDLYNLKDFGQYADAAGYMPVNFLSNNDITGGNSGSPVIDGDGNLIGIAFDGNSEALSGDIVFEQEWQKTINVDVRFVLWTIDKFAGARRLVDELKLVRGENTPADTKTKNSGTTTMPKKTKKK encoded by the coding sequence ATGAAAAGACTATTTCTACTATTCACTTTCTTACTGGGCTTTGCTCAGATGAGGGCGGATGAGGGGATGTGGCTGCTAATGCTCATCAAAAGACTTAACGGTGTTGATATGCAAAAAGAGGGTCTACATCTTACGCCTGAAGAAATTTATTCTGTAAACAATTCAAGCTTAAAGGACGCTATCGTAAGTTTCGGTGGTTTCTGTACAGGGGAGATTGTTTCTGATAAAGGACTTATATTTACCAACCACCACTGTGGTTACGGTGCGGTAGCAGCAGCTTCTACACCAGAAAAAGATTATTTGAAAAACGGTTTCTGGGCAATGAAACAGAAAGACGAATTCAATGCAAAGGATCTTTATGTAAGATTTTTAGTAAGAATGGATGATGCTACGCAGAGAATCACTTCTAAGCTAAACAACAATATGACCGGAGCAGAGAGAAAAGCTGTTATTGATGCTGAAACAAAAGCAATCCAGACAGAAAACTCTGAAAACGGGAAATACACTGTAGTCGTAAAAGATTTCTTTAACGGAAATGAATTCTACTATTTTGTATATCAGGACTATAAAGACATCAGATTAGTAGGTGCTCCACCTTCATCTCTAGGAAAATTCGGAGGAGATACAGACAACTGGGAATGGCCAAGACATACTGCAGACTTCACAGTTTTCAGAGTATACGCTGATGCAGCAGGAAATCCTGCTGAATATTCTCCAAGCAACACTCCTTTGAAGCCTAAACACTTCCTTCCGGTTTCTCTTAAAGGAATCAAGCCTGGTGATTTCTCCATGATCTTAGGATACCCGGGAAGAACAAACCGTTACCTGACTTCTTACGGAATTCAGCAGATGGTGACCAAAGATTACCCAGCATGGGTTGAAGCTTCTAAACTGGCTATGGATGTCATGAAAAAGTACATGGACAAGGATAAAGCTACTCAACTTAACTATGCTTCTCAATATGCTTCTGTAGCAAACTACTGGAAAAACAGACAGGGAACTATTGATGCAGTAGAGAAAAACGGAACTATTTCTGACAAACAAAAAATTGAGGAAACTTACAATAAGTGGGCTGCAATGCCTGGAAACGACCAGTACAATGGCGTTTTAGAAGATATTGGCATTTACTATAAGCAAGTTTCTGATAGAAATGTTGAAAGAAACTACGCTTCTCAGTTCTCAAGAAATGCAAAATACATGACTCTTGCGCTGCAAGTAGGATCTGCTCTTAAAGCTTATGCGGCTCAAGATATGCAGGGAAGACTGGCTATGAAAGCTAAAACTGAAGCTGCTATCAAAGCTGCTTATGAAAACTTCAACCCATCTTTAGAAGGAGAAATGCTTGCTGCAATGACAAGTCTTTACCAGGCGAGAGTTAAAAATCCGGAAGTTGCTTCTGCTACTATTTTAGGATTAGATGCTAAAACAGTTTCAAATGTAGCATATTCTTCAATCTTTGCTAATAAAACTTCTGCAACAAATTTCTTATTGAATCCAGATGCTTTGAAGCTTGATGCTGATCCACTTTGGAAAGCGGCTAACGGAATTGTTGCTGATCAAAAGATAAGCACGGAAAGATTCGTTAAAATAGATGATAATTTTGCAAAAAATAACCGTCTTTTCTTAGCGGGTCTAATGAAAGCTATGCCTGAAAAGAAATTCTACCCGGATGCGAACTCTACTATGAGATTAACATACGGTACTGTAGATAAATTGCCTATCAGAAATGACAGAAACTATTTCGGTATTACGGATAACTATTATACTGATATGACCGGTCTTGTTGGAAAATACAAGAAAGGTGATGAAGAATTCGATCTTCCTCAAAGAGTGATTGATCTTTATAACCTTAAAGATTTCGGACAGTATGCTGATGCTGCAGGATATATGCCTGTAAACTTCCTTTCTAACAACGATATTACAGGAGGTAACTCTGGTTCTCCGGTAATTGATGGAGACGGAAACCTTATCGGTATTGCTTTCGATGGAAACAGCGAGGCCCTAAGCGGTGATATCGTATTCGAGCAGGAATGGCAGAAAACAATCAACGTAGACGTTCGTTTCGTTCTTTGGACAATCGATAAGTTTGCGGGTGCAAGAAGATTAGTTGACGAATTAAAGCTTGTAAGAGGTGAAAACACTCCGGCTGATACAAAAACTAAAAATTCAGGCACTACAACAATGCCTAAGAAAACCAAGAAAAAATAA
- a CDS encoding plasmid pRiA4b ORF-3 family protein produces the protein MDIIQFKITLLETNPPIWRRVLVDKNTSFEKFHHIIQAVMGWENYHLHEFNIGKSKATLGSFITDKNQGFGYVYDFGDYWEHEIQAEKFLTKDPKVIYPICTEGKLNCPPEDCGGIPGFYNMLDILSQKRHPEKKEYQQWLGGKYDPKFFDINKANLNLKSL, from the coding sequence ATGGATATTATTCAATTTAAAATAACCTTGTTAGAGACAAATCCTCCTATTTGGAGAAGAGTACTGGTAGATAAAAATACTTCGTTTGAAAAATTTCATCATATTATCCAGGCGGTGATGGGATGGGAAAACTATCATCTCCACGAATTTAACATCGGTAAATCTAAAGCAACCCTTGGAAGTTTCATTACAGATAAAAATCAGGGATTCGGATATGTTTACGACTTCGGGGATTATTGGGAACATGAAATACAAGCAGAAAAGTTTCTTACCAAAGATCCAAAAGTTATCTATCCCATATGCACTGAAGGAAAACTTAACTGCCCTCCGGAAGATTGTGGCGGAATTCCAGGATTCTACAATATGCTGGATATTCTGAGCCAGAAAAGACATCCGGAGAAAAAGGAATATCAACAATGGCTGGGAGGAAAGTATGACCCTAAATTCTTTGATATAAACAAAGCCAACCTAAATCTAAAGAGTTTATAA
- a CDS encoding LytR/AlgR family response regulator transcription factor: MITHIRCMIIDDNELDRLVLQHYIKQYQNIEIVASLDVAEKAIPFLDLPVDFLITETHLKGMSGLEFRKRAHKIPACIFVSSHPERASEAFEINALDFITKPFTAQRFHHSMERLLDFFEAKEKCECYDAIMGDHCIKIKEGGNILQIKMKDILYLEALKDYTRIITLEKNHCILNSLGNLLQKSCFDSFVRIHRSYAVPRHLIRGKNCHEIELAHHINLPIGRSYKNNLSFFNP; this comes from the coding sequence ATGATTACCCATATCAGATGTATGATTATTGATGATAATGAATTGGACAGGCTGGTTCTTCAGCATTATATCAAGCAATATCAGAATATTGAGATTGTGGCTTCTTTGGACGTTGCAGAAAAGGCTATTCCTTTTCTTGACCTTCCTGTGGATTTTTTGATTACCGAAACCCATTTAAAAGGCATGAGCGGGCTTGAATTCCGGAAGCGGGCTCATAAAATTCCGGCATGTATTTTCGTAAGCTCACATCCTGAACGGGCTTCGGAAGCATTTGAAATCAACGCTTTAGACTTCATTACCAAACCTTTTACCGCACAGCGTTTTCATCATTCCATGGAGAGACTTTTGGATTTCTTTGAGGCAAAAGAAAAATGTGAATGCTATGATGCCATCATGGGTGATCACTGTATCAAAATAAAAGAAGGCGGAAACATTTTACAGATTAAGATGAAAGATATTCTGTATCTGGAAGCGCTGAAAGACTATACAAGAATCATCACGCTTGAAAAGAATCACTGTATTTTAAATTCTTTGGGGAACCTTCTGCAAAAGAGCTGTTTTGATTCTTTCGTCAGAATACACAGAAGCTACGCCGTTCCCCGGCATCTCATCCGCGGAAAAAATTGCCACGAAATAGAACTGGCCCATCACATAAATCTGCCTATTGGACGTAGCTATAAGAATAATCTTTCTTTTTTCAATCCCTGA